The following proteins are encoded in a genomic region of Arcobacter suis CECT 7833:
- the exbD gene encoding TonB system transport protein ExbD encodes MKLKKYDSINVIPFIDVLLVLLAIVLMTSTFISKGIIPIALPQASNADTLKANKEIIIVIKEDGTFYCNNLIEGLDNIKEHILQFPKDTPIHVNSDKNAKFETFVSVLDMLKQYEYSNISIVTKK; translated from the coding sequence ATGAAACTGAAGAAGTATGATTCAATAAATGTAATACCATTTATTGATGTATTACTTGTACTTTTGGCAATTGTTTTAATGACATCAACTTTTATATCAAAAGGGATAATTCCAATAGCACTTCCACAAGCTTCAAATGCGGATACTTTAAAAGCAAATAAAGAGATAATAATCGTAATTAAAGAAGATGGAACTTTTTATTGTAATAATCTTATAGAGGGTTTAGATAATATAAAAGAACATATTTTACAATTTCCAAAAGATACACCAATTCATGTAAATAGTGATAAAAATGCAAAATTTGAGACTTTTGTATCTGTTTTAGATATGTTAAAACAATACGAATACTCAAATATCTCAATAGTGACCAAAAAATGA
- a CDS encoding IS3 family transposase — MYLFINTRYIPTSEGWLYLATVIDLYSRKIVGWSMDETMKVSLVNDALKMALISRNPEKGLIWHTDRGSQYASYEHKDLLKRHGIIQSMSRKGNCHDNAVAESFFHTLKTELIHHEIYHTKEQAKRSIFEYIEVFYNRERSHSANNNLSPVEFEEKQKLLQKEIAA, encoded by the coding sequence ATATATCTTTTTATTAATACGCGTTATATTCCAACAAGTGAAGGATGGTTGTATCTTGCAACAGTTATTGATTTATATTCAAGAAAAATAGTTGGTTGGAGTATGGATGAAACAATGAAAGTTTCACTTGTAAATGATGCTTTAAAGATGGCTCTTATTTCAAGAAATCCAGAAAAAGGACTAATTTGGCATACAGATAGAGGAAGTCAATATGCTTCTTATGAACATAAAGATTTACTCAAAAGACATGGAATAATTCAAAGTATGAGTCGAAAAGGGAATTGTCATGATAATGCAGTTGCAGAAAGTTTTTTCCATACATTAAAAACAGAATTAATCCATCATGAAATTTATCATACAAAAGAACAAGCAAAAAGATCAATATTTGAATATATAGAAGTGTTTTATAATAGAGAAAGAAGTCATAGTGCAAATAACAATTTATCACCAGTAGAGTTTGAAGAAAAACAAAAATTGTTACAAAAAGAAATTGCTGCTTAG
- a CDS encoding AAA family ATPase — protein MILTNLKLENFKKYTNFEIAFESGLIGIIGKNGAGKSTIFEAILFALYGELKSKGDKEVVRNSNASSKDAVIVELDFEFDTTEYKIIREFRGKTLTANAKLYKNFELITTGAKEVTTSIVNLTKMSKDAFVHTLFASQKELTSLSNSKPEERKKMIRKLLGLEKIDFVEKELIEKSRELKREISAFAEVLLSAEDISIKKEHIVEYTNQSELLQKDISTRTTLLDNTKTQEQTIKQELELYTKTKEQKQNLHARCELLKNSIKSHQINQDKLSNELNNLKVKQEELRGLQSVKQEYISLHESIKEQEKLKEFHIRKEGLLLEQNELRDQYKKVKDTIILLEFETKEHKELVEKEKALEVRV, from the coding sequence ATGATACTAACTAATCTAAAACTAGAAAACTTCAAAAAATACACAAATTTTGAAATAGCCTTTGAATCAGGACTTATAGGAATCATAGGAAAAAACGGCGCTGGAAAATCAACTATTTTTGAAGCTATTTTATTTGCCCTATATGGAGAACTAAAAAGCAAAGGTGATAAAGAAGTAGTAAGAAACTCAAATGCCTCTTCAAAAGATGCAGTTATTGTAGAACTTGATTTTGAGTTTGACACAACAGAGTATAAAATAATAAGAGAGTTTAGAGGAAAAACACTAACTGCTAATGCCAAACTATATAAAAACTTTGAGCTTATAACAACAGGAGCAAAAGAAGTAACTACAAGTATAGTAAACCTAACTAAGATGAGTAAAGATGCTTTTGTACATACACTATTTGCCAGTCAAAAGGAACTAACAAGTTTAAGTAATAGTAAACCAGAAGAGCGAAAGAAGATGATAAGAAAACTTCTAGGACTTGAAAAGATTGATTTTGTAGAAAAAGAGCTAATAGAAAAAAGCCGTGAACTAAAACGAGAAATAAGTGCTTTTGCAGAAGTATTATTAAGTGCTGAAGATATAAGTATTAAAAAAGAGCATATAGTAGAATACACAAATCAAAGTGAACTTTTACAAAAAGATATAAGCACAAGAACAACACTTTTAGATAATACAAAAACACAAGAACAAACTATAAAACAAGAGTTAGAACTATATACAAAAACAAAAGAGCAAAAACAAAACCTACACGCAAGATGTGAACTTCTAAAAAATAGTATTAAATCTCACCAAATAAATCAAGATAAGCTCTCAAATGAACTAAATAATCTAAAAGTTAAACAAGAAGAGCTTAGAGGATTACAAAGTGTAAAACAAGAGTATATAAGCTTACATGAGAGTATAAAAGAGCAAGAGAAACTAAAAGAGTTTCATATAAGAAAAGAGGGATTACTCCTAGAGCAAAATGAACTGAGAGATCAATACAAAAAAGTAAAAGATACAATAATCCTTTTAGAGTTTGAAACAAAAGAGCATAAAGAGCTAGTAGAAAAAGAAAAAGCCCTTGAAGTAAGAGTATAA
- a CDS encoding energy transducer TonB, with protein sequence MRRYFSSFFIAISFYAFFAVCLFYLMANDKVFIKKAEETKLISLNHIELKPEIKEEKKEPEPQTKEIVKEEKIVETPKPITPKKVEKKEIEKKITEKKVVEKQESEPTKKIQEQVSNKIEEKAPVSENKLPPKPLLDEKKEYLDKHLAQIRSLINKNVKYPLKAKKLSIEGIVTVRFKINEDGTIENITIIDGHKFLQSATIEAIEEASKDFPKTNQSIEIQIPIEYKLI encoded by the coding sequence ATGAGAAGATATTTTAGTTCTTTTTTTATTGCAATTTCATTTTATGCTTTTTTTGCTGTTTGCCTTTTTTATTTAATGGCAAATGATAAAGTTTTTATAAAAAAAGCAGAAGAAACAAAACTAATATCTTTAAATCATATAGAGTTAAAACCAGAAATAAAAGAAGAAAAAAAAGAGCCAGAACCTCAAACAAAAGAGATTGTAAAAGAAGAAAAAATAGTAGAAACTCCAAAACCTATAACTCCCAAAAAAGTTGAAAAAAAAGAGATTGAAAAGAAAATCACAGAAAAAAAAGTAGTAGAAAAACAAGAGTCTGAACCTACTAAAAAAATCCAAGAACAAGTTTCCAATAAAATAGAAGAAAAAGCACCAGTAAGTGAAAATAAACTTCCACCAAAGCCTCTTCTTGATGAAAAAAAGGAGTATTTAGATAAGCATTTAGCACAAATTAGAAGCCTAATAAATAAAAATGTAAAATATCCTTTAAAAGCTAAAAAGTTATCTATTGAAGGAATTGTAACTGTTAGATTCAAAATCAATGAAGATGGAACTATAGAAAATATTACAATTATTGATGGACATAAGTTTTTACAAAGTGCAACAATAGAAGCTATCGAAGAAGCTTCTAAAGATTTTCCTAAAACAAATCAAAGTATCGAAATTCAAATACCAATAGAATATAAATTGATTTAA
- a CDS encoding TonB-dependent receptor plug domain-containing protein, whose protein sequence is MKLFILLFIIFYTSLFSSNLDYLLEEYDSTSEKSLQTVDEKLGHVYIYSQKDIKLMQYNKLNDILKELPLLNLNKNRYGLSSLSLSGTKTTVSGFFRVFINDHEVSSLYNQSAAVSWGDLPLDFIDYVEIYYGESSFSFGSETGIYFIRLYTKKGVKENGSEINLKGSSKGSSSESFTNSRTFENGWTYLFYGSNQKEKETRKYKDDKLLNDGTRRYLYLDISNENTDINMAYTDLKKDTYMGMSYDAVPDDGEIITKDFFVDVTKYFLDDKSLKTNVSFDVNNLDNVETNQEGMSFLPVRGVKHFDKDLKFTKVKASVTKSFEHKNNNFLAGFSTSEKKYTQGNKISNDFDKETITSLMFQDDYKLTDDLVLIANTKFDKYKRAGFLEDISEELYRVGAIYTPFESFGIKSFYTKTYLPPSFFDVDYAFLDKNLDVQKYKIYTIEAVYTTEKSKTSVTHHDVDIEDFIYLEPNIGFMNIAHTIKTSGYVYSYEYLLKESNKIQINYYTTTLSETLNNSSKGGYIKYMGAYDKFEYFTSVLYRNSYSYYDLHVDNSFDLSLGASYNINKNLKVSLKGENLLNNSTESLYADSGKAFAFADYERSATLSLKWMF, encoded by the coding sequence ATGAAATTATTCATTTTATTATTTATTATCTTTTATACCTCGCTTTTTTCAAGTAATTTAGATTATTTATTAGAAGAATATGACTCAACTAGTGAAAAATCATTACAAACTGTAGATGAAAAACTTGGACATGTTTATATCTATTCTCAAAAAGATATAAAATTAATGCAATATAATAAATTAAATGATATTTTAAAAGAACTTCCACTATTAAATCTAAATAAAAACCGATATGGTTTATCTTCTCTTTCTTTATCTGGAACAAAAACTACTGTTAGTGGATTTTTTAGAGTTTTTATTAATGACCATGAAGTAAGTTCACTTTATAACCAAAGTGCAGCTGTATCTTGGGGCGATTTGCCTTTAGATTTTATTGATTATGTTGAAATTTATTATGGAGAAAGTTCTTTTTCTTTTGGAAGTGAAACAGGAATTTATTTTATTAGACTTTATACTAAAAAAGGTGTAAAAGAAAATGGAAGTGAAATAAATCTAAAAGGTTCTTCAAAAGGTTCTTCAAGTGAAAGTTTTACAAATTCAAGAACTTTTGAAAATGGTTGGACATATCTATTTTATGGAAGCAATCAAAAAGAAAAAGAGACAAGAAAATATAAAGATGATAAATTATTAAATGATGGAACAAGAAGATATTTATATTTAGATATTAGCAATGAAAATACAGATATAAATATGGCTTACACAGATTTGAAAAAAGATACTTATATGGGAATGTCTTATGATGCAGTTCCTGATGATGGAGAGATAATAACAAAAGATTTTTTTGTTGATGTTACAAAATATTTTTTAGATGATAAATCATTAAAAACAAATGTTTCATTTGATGTTAATAATCTTGATAATGTTGAAACAAATCAAGAAGGAATGTCATTTTTGCCAGTTCGTGGAGTTAAACATTTTGATAAAGATTTAAAATTTACAAAAGTAAAAGCTAGTGTAACAAAATCTTTTGAACATAAAAATAATAACTTTTTAGCAGGATTTAGTACATCTGAAAAAAAATATACCCAAGGAAATAAAATATCTAATGATTTTGACAAAGAAACCATTACTTCTTTGATGTTTCAAGATGATTATAAATTAACAGATGATTTAGTATTAATTGCAAATACAAAATTTGATAAATACAAAAGAGCTGGATTTTTAGAAGATATTTCAGAAGAACTTTATCGAGTAGGGGCTATTTATACTCCTTTTGAGAGTTTTGGAATAAAAAGTTTTTATACAAAAACGTACTTACCACCATCTTTTTTTGATGTTGATTATGCTTTTTTAGATAAAAATTTAGATGTACAAAAATATAAAATTTATACTATTGAAGCAGTTTACACAACTGAAAAATCAAAAACAAGCGTTACTCACCATGATGTTGATATAGAAGATTTTATATATTTAGAACCAAATATTGGTTTTATGAATATTGCTCATACGATAAAAACATCAGGATACGTATATAGTTATGAATATCTTTTAAAAGAATCAAATAAAATCCAAATAAATTACTACACAACAACTTTAAGTGAAACTTTGAATAACTCAAGTAAAGGTGGTTATATCAAATATATGGGAGCGTATGATAAATTCGAGTATTTTACTTCGGTTTTATATAGAAATTCTTACAGTTATTATGATTTACATGTGGATAATTCTTTTGATTTATCATTGGGTGCTTCGTATAATATAAATAAAAATTTAAAAGTTAGCCTAAAAGGTGAGAATCTTCTTAATAATTCTACTGAATCTTTATATGCTGATTCAGGAAAAGCTTTTGCTTTTGCTGATTATGAAAGAAGTGCTACTCTTTCATTGAAATGGATGTTTTAA
- a CDS encoding putative bifunctional diguanylate cyclase/phosphodiesterase: MRKILFIKNPIYLIFLALFISFVFSLLLYGTIKLEKNTTEKMIEISTFDVISISNNNASYIEKSLQSSLKSYPKELETNSTLRTQIEENLSLLLTSNIKYAYLIYKDQRGIFRFLADGAKENEKAFFNQKFDIDNSRWLEIFETKKPLIIEHGFSQQLSITYLVPILKNNEVELILAVDFSIKKIEDINKILNWMQYSIIAIIFIVVVFLILLLIQTFKYIAIKKSAFTDKLTGVYNRNYLQESENFINLNDYILATLDIDHFKVVNDTYGHYVGDKILSQTAQIITSTVRIKEDIVIRYGGEEFVILAKINRNDNISALNVIERIFRNIQNTEFYINNQEFINVTVSIGVNLVPYKSRSFSDAFRLADLALYNAKNKGRNNIEIYDERENKYNDLSISINEIKDAIEKKQVICYYQEIIDTETLEISHYEALLRIIDKNGNIILPEKILPIIKGTFILRNITKTILKICYKKLQEQKDIKININLNPKDIIDSSILLILKNFALEENISNRLGLEIVESEDLINSKDAKDNLLMLKKLGYKIFIDDFGSGYSNFIYLTEIKTDYIKIDGSIISKILDDKISFLLVKSIVEFAKEADIKVIAEYVSSKEIFEIVKILGIDYAQGYYFSIPEEI, encoded by the coding sequence ATGAGAAAAATTTTATTTATTAAAAATCCTATTTATTTGATTTTTTTGGCTCTTTTTATATCTTTTGTTTTTTCATTATTACTTTATGGAACAATTAAATTAGAAAAAAACACAACTGAAAAAATGATTGAAATATCAACTTTTGATGTTATCTCAATATCAAATAATAATGCTTCTTACATAGAAAAATCTTTACAATCAAGCTTAAAAAGTTATCCAAAAGAGTTAGAAACAAATTCTACTTTACGAACTCAAATTGAAGAAAATTTGAGTTTATTATTAACTTCTAATATAAAATACGCTTATTTAATTTACAAAGACCAACGAGGAATTTTTAGATTTTTAGCAGATGGTGCAAAAGAGAATGAAAAGGCTTTTTTTAATCAAAAATTTGACATAGATAATTCAAGATGGTTAGAAATTTTTGAAACAAAAAAACCACTTATTATTGAACATGGTTTTTCACAACAATTATCTATTACATATTTAGTTCCAATTTTGAAAAACAATGAAGTTGAACTTATTTTGGCAGTGGATTTTTCAATTAAAAAAATTGAAGATATAAATAAAATACTCAATTGGATGCAATATTCAATTATTGCTATCATTTTTATCGTTGTAGTTTTTTTGATTCTTTTATTGATTCAAACTTTTAAATATATTGCTATTAAAAAAAGCGCTTTTACTGATAAATTAACAGGAGTTTATAATCGAAATTATTTACAAGAATCAGAAAATTTTATAAATTTAAATGATTATATATTAGCAACTTTAGATATTGATCATTTTAAAGTTGTAAATGATACTTATGGACATTATGTTGGAGATAAAATCCTAAGTCAGACTGCTCAAATAATTACTTCAACGGTTAGAATAAAAGAAGATATTGTTATTAGATATGGTGGAGAAGAGTTTGTAATTTTGGCAAAAATTAATCGAAATGACAATATAAGTGCTTTAAATGTAATAGAAAGAATTTTTAGAAATATCCAAAATACTGAGTTTTATATCAATAATCAAGAGTTTATAAATGTAACTGTATCTATTGGTGTAAATCTTGTACCTTATAAATCAAGAAGTTTTTCTGATGCTTTTAGATTAGCTGATCTTGCTTTATATAATGCAAAAAATAAAGGTAGAAATAATATTGAAATTTATGATGAACGAGAAAACAAATACAATGATTTATCTATTTCAATAAATGAAATAAAAGATGCAATAGAAAAAAAACAGGTTATTTGCTATTATCAAGAAATTATAGATACTGAAACTTTAGAAATTTCTCATTATGAAGCATTACTTAGAATTATAGATAAAAATGGAAACATAATTTTGCCAGAAAAAATTTTACCAATTATAAAAGGTACTTTTATTCTACGAAATATCACAAAAACTATTTTAAAAATTTGTTATAAAAAATTACAAGAACAAAAAGATATAAAAATCAATATAAATTTAAATCCAAAAGATATTATTGATAGTTCAATTCTTCTAATTTTAAAGAATTTTGCTTTAGAAGAAAATATTTCAAATAGATTAGGTTTAGAAATTGTTGAAAGCGAAGATTTAATAAATTCTAAAGATGCAAAAGATAATTTATTGATGTTAAAAAAGTTAGGTTATAAAATATTTATTGATGATTTTGGAAGTGGATATTCAAATTTTATTTATTTAACAGAAATAAAAACCGACTATATAAAAATTGATGGAAGCATTATAAGTAAAATTCTAGATGATAAAATATCTTTTCTTTTAGTAAAAAGTATTGTTGAATTTGCAAAAGAGGCTGATATAAAAGTTATAGCTGAATATGTAAGTAGCAAAGAGATTTTTGAAATTGTAAAAATACTTGGGATTGATTATGCTCAAGGATATTATTTTTCTATTCCTGAAGAAATTTAA
- a CDS encoding Nmad2 family putative nucleotide modification protein: MNIYAYIVPVDDGAAPNPYGGVCSLAICKPNLRKIAKIGDWIVGLSPEFKLIYTMKITTVKTMKEYDIYTKENLSTKIPDKTSKNIKKQMGDSVYDFSQDNVILRPSVYSRCTKEMDLAGKNVLLSTHFYYFGNKPKVLPKEFENIVTLEVDFLELNLDLQTIFFDWLEKQKFEKNKIYSNPHIIGIISPNNKEKQMSCCIRKKIEKTFYKA, encoded by the coding sequence ATGAATATATATGCTTACATAGTTCCAGTTGATGATGGTGCTGCACCAAATCCTTATGGTGGAGTTTGTTCTTTGGCTATTTGTAAACCAAACCTTAGGAAGATTGCAAAAATAGGTGATTGGATTGTTGGATTAAGCCCTGAATTTAAACTAATCTACACTATGAAAATCACAACTGTTAAAACTATGAAAGAATATGATATTTATACAAAAGAGAATTTAAGTACAAAAATCCCAGATAAAACTAGCAAAAATATAAAAAAACAAATGGGCGATAGTGTTTATGATTTTTCACAAGATAATGTGATACTTCGTCCAAGTGTTTATAGTCGTTGTACAAAAGAGATGGATTTAGCTGGGAAAAATGTTTTACTTTCAACTCATTTTTATTATTTTGGAAATAAACCAAAAGTTTTGCCAAAGGAGTTTGAAAATATTGTAACTCTTGAAGTTGATTTTTTAGAACTGAATCTTGATTTACAAACTATATTTTTTGATTGGTTAGAAAAACAAAAATTTGAAAAAAACAAAATATATTCAAATCCGCATATTATAGGAATTATAAGTCCAAATAACAAAGAAAAACAGATGAGTTGTTGTATAAGAAAAAAAATAGAAAAAACTTTTTACAAAGCTTAG
- a CDS encoding metallophosphoesterase family protein, which translates to MKILHFSDTHLGFNDLDIINSENINQREADFYDAFSQIVEQIKIIKPDYIIHTGDLFHRSSPSNRAITFALEKFLEIDSLDIPCILIAGNHSTPRTNLSSPILRIFENFKNIFVSYNQEYKKIEFDDVIFHTLPHLNDDTKALTQIELCEANINESKKNIMMMHCSVGAWYLMQEFGEWVYPSNKEYIFSKMNYVALGHWHGFSSVGKYENVYYSGSLERTSLNDKRNSKGFIVATINESLTIEYKEINIRAIRQKEIDCEDYETSIESLDISDCINAIVEVKLKNLTPLGSIDISNKQIKDLFPNSMSVSVKREFKKSDINQNLQNLEAISLEEGFLEHIKEESKELEYERLKPKIQELFSKYEELSYDTN; encoded by the coding sequence TTGAAAATTCTACATTTTAGCGATACTCATCTAGGTTTTAATGACCTAGATATAATAAACAGTGAAAACATAAATCAAAGAGAAGCAGACTTTTATGATGCTTTTTCCCAAATAGTTGAACAAATCAAAATAATCAAACCAGATTATATAATCCATACTGGCGATTTATTTCATAGAAGTAGTCCAAGTAATAGGGCAATCACTTTTGCTTTAGAGAAGTTTTTAGAAATTGACTCTTTGGATATTCCATGTATTTTAATAGCTGGAAATCACTCAACTCCTCGAACAAACCTCAGCTCACCAATTTTGCGTATTTTTGAGAATTTTAAAAATATCTTTGTTTCGTATAATCAAGAGTATAAAAAAATAGAGTTTGATGATGTAATCTTTCATACTTTACCTCATCTAAATGATGATACAAAAGCTTTGACTCAAATAGAACTTTGTGAAGCAAATATAAATGAATCTAAAAAAAATATTATGATGATGCATTGTAGCGTTGGAGCTTGGTATTTGATGCAAGAGTTTGGAGAATGGGTATATCCATCTAATAAAGAGTATATCTTTTCTAAAATGAATTATGTAGCACTTGGGCATTGGCATGGATTTAGCTCTGTTGGTAAATATGAAAATGTTTATTACAGTGGAAGTTTAGAGCGAACAAGTCTAAATGATAAACGAAATTCAAAGGGTTTTATTGTAGCAACTATAAATGAGAGTTTAACAATAGAGTATAAAGAGATAAACATAAGAGCTATACGACAAAAAGAGATAGATTGTGAGGATTACGAAACTTCTATTGAGAGTTTGGATATTAGTGATTGTATAAATGCCATTGTAGAAGTGAAACTAAAAAATCTTACGCCACTTGGTTCAATAGATATTTCAAATAAACAAATCAAAGATTTATTTCCAAACTCTATGAGTGTGAGTGTAAAAAGAGAGTTCAAAAAAAGTGATATTAACCAAAACTTACAAAACCTAGAAGCCATATCACTAGAAGAGGGGTTTTTAGAACACATAAAAGAAGAAAGTAAAGAGTTGGAGTATGAAAGACTAAAACCAAAAATTCAAGAACTATTTTCTAAGTATGAGGAGTTAAGTTATGATACTAACTAA
- a CDS encoding acetolactate synthase large subunit translates to MRMTGAKMVVESLHQEGVEVVFGYPGGAIMNVYDEIYKQNYFQHILNRHEQASIIAAEGYARATGKVGVSIVTSGPGFTNAVTGLADAYMDSIPLVVISGQVPTTIIGSDGFQEIDAVGISRPCTKHNYLVNRIEDLPRIIKEAFHIASTGRPGPVHVDIPKDITAQVAEFIYPKEINLPTYKPTVNYNKKQLKRAMEAIANAKKPLLYVGGGAVLSNCAFEIRELAKKLNIPAVETLMARGVMGDENPLFFGMLGMHGEFSANMAAHETDLLISLGARFDDRVTGRLDEFASKAKIIHVDIDPTSIAKLVVPDYPIVGDLKITVKAMIESIEENEFNDYSNWVELLRDYREKEPLRYIDSNEVIKPQWPIQRVGHLLGAKAIISTDVGQHQMWTAQFYPFSYPRQWITSGGLGTMGFGLPAAMGVARALKGTDKVSINFTGDGSILMNIQELMTCVEYELPVINIILNNNYLGMVRQWQTMFYENRLSQTDLSAQPNFKMLVEAFGGLGYRVTTKEEFDAALKDAVEKKRPAMIEVVVARNEEVLPMVPNGHALNEMTLIEGGK, encoded by the coding sequence ATGAGAATGACTGGCGCAAAAATGGTTGTAGAATCATTACATCAAGAAGGGGTTGAAGTAGTATTTGGATACCCTGGAGGCGCTATTATGAACGTCTATGATGAAATATATAAACAAAACTATTTTCAACACATTCTAAATAGACATGAACAAGCTTCAATAATTGCAGCAGAAGGATATGCAAGAGCTACTGGAAAAGTTGGAGTTTCAATTGTAACTAGCGGACCTGGATTTACAAACGCAGTAACTGGATTAGCAGATGCTTATATGGATTCTATTCCATTGGTTGTAATTTCAGGACAAGTTCCAACAACAATTATTGGTTCTGATGGTTTTCAAGAAATTGATGCTGTTGGGATTTCAAGACCTTGTACAAAACATAATTATTTAGTTAATAGAATTGAAGATTTACCAAGAATTATTAAAGAGGCGTTTCATATAGCAAGCACTGGAAGACCAGGACCTGTACATGTGGATATTCCAAAAGATATTACAGCTCAAGTTGCAGAATTTATTTATCCAAAAGAGATAAATTTACCAACATACAAACCAACTGTTAATTACAATAAAAAACAGTTAAAAAGAGCAATGGAAGCAATTGCAAATGCTAAAAAACCTTTACTTTATGTTGGTGGTGGAGCTGTTTTATCAAACTGTGCATTTGAAATTAGAGAATTAGCAAAAAAACTAAATATTCCAGCAGTTGAAACATTAATGGCAAGAGGTGTAATGGGCGATGAAAATCCATTATTTTTTGGAATGTTAGGAATGCATGGAGAGTTTTCAGCAAATATGGCTGCTCATGAAACAGATTTATTAATCTCTTTAGGTGCTAGATTTGATGATAGGGTAACAGGAAGACTTGATGAGTTTGCTTCAAAAGCAAAAATTATTCATGTTGATATTGATCCAACTTCTATTGCAAAACTTGTAGTTCCTGATTATCCAATAGTTGGGGATTTAAAAATCACAGTTAAAGCTATGATTGAATCTATTGAAGAAAATGAATTTAATGATTATTCAAATTGGGTTGAATTATTAAGAGATTATAGAGAAAAAGAGCCTTTAAGATATATTGATTCAAATGAAGTTATTAAACCTCAATGGCCAATTCAAAGAGTAGGGCATTTATTAGGTGCAAAAGCTATTATTTCTACAGATGTTGGACAACATCAAATGTGGACAGCTCAGTTTTATCCATTTTCATATCCAAGACAATGGATTACATCTGGTGGTTTAGGAACTATGGGATTTGGATTACCAGCTGCTATGGGAGTTGCTCGAGCTTTAAAAGGAACTGATAAAGTTTCTATTAACTTTACAGGTGATGGTTCGATTTTGATGAATATTCAAGAACTTATGACTTGTGTTGAATATGAATTGCCAGTTATTAATATAATTCTAAATAACAACTATTTAGGAATGGTTAGACAATGGCAAACAATGTTCTATGAAAACAGATTATCACAAACTGACTTATCAGCTCAACCAAACTTTAAAATGCTTGTTGAAGCTTTTGGAGGACTAGGTTACAGAGTTACAACAAAAGAAGAGTTTGATGCTGCTTTAAAAGACGCTGTTGAGAAAAAAAGACCAGCAATGATAGAAGTTGTTGTTGCTAGAAATGAAGAGGTATTACCAATGGTTCCAAATGGTCATGCATTAAATGAAATGACATTAATTGAAGGAGGAAAATAA
- the ilvN gene encoding acetolactate synthase small subunit → MNNFNHYYDSEISRQVISVIVLNEHNVLSRIVGLFSARGYNIDSLTVAPITDSQYSRMTIVTTGDKRVIDQIVKQLNKLIPVLRVNEHKNVIEKDTVLMKFSIDNNLSDIDVIARAYHGSIQNVTDEAIIVSATDSSARIMNFIKVMQKFNPLEVVRSGIVAMER, encoded by the coding sequence ATGAACAATTTTAATCACTACTACGACTCAGAAATATCAAGACAGGTAATATCTGTAATTGTATTAAATGAGCATAATGTATTATCAAGAATTGTTGGATTATTTTCAGCGCGAGGTTACAATATTGACTCATTAACTGTCGCTCCAATTACAGATAGTCAATATTCAAGAATGACGATTGTAACAACTGGTGATAAAAGAGTGATAGATCAAATTGTTAAACAATTAAATAAATTAATTCCAGTATTAAGAGTAAATGAACATAAAAATGTTATTGAAAAAGATACAGTTTTAATGAAATTTTCAATTGATAATAATTTATCAGATATTGATGTTATTGCACGAGCATATCATGGTTCGATTCAAAATGTTACAGATGAAGCAATTATCGTTTCAGCAACTGATTCAAGTGCAAGAATTATGAATTTTATAAAAGTTATGCAAAAATTTAATCCACTTGAAGTTGTAAGAAGTGGAATTGTTGCAATGGAAAGATAA